The Breoghania sp. genome has a segment encoding these proteins:
- the grxC gene encoding glutaredoxin 3 yields the protein MPSIVIYTRQMCGYCTAAKRLLDAKGVTYQEFDATVEPERRAEMINRSGRFTFPQIFIGDTHVGGCDELHALEQAGKLDALLAA from the coding sequence ATGCCCAGTATCGTGATCTACACTCGCCAGATGTGTGGCTATTGCACGGCCGCCAAGCGCCTGCTCGACGCCAAGGGCGTCACCTATCAGGAATTCGATGCGACGGTGGAACCCGAGCGGCGCGCGGAAATGATCAACCGCAGCGGGCGCTTCACCTTCCCGCAGATTTTCATTGGTGACACGCATGTGGGGGGCTGTGACGAGCTGCATGCCCTGGAGCAGGCCGGCAAGCTCGACGCGCTGCTCGCGGCCTGA
- a CDS encoding carbon-nitrogen hydrolase family protein, whose amino-acid sequence MTAFKAACIQMRSGRDVEANIATAERLVRAAAGAGASYALTPEMTNLLERDRAALFTKIACEADDPALKRLRALARELGIWLHIGSLAIRLGEETVANRGYLITPKGGITARYDKIHMFDVDLDNGESWRESRTYQPGEISPVVDLPWAKLGMAICYDVRFPQIFRGQAKAGAQVLTVPAAFTRQTGQAHWHVLLRSRAIENGAYVIAAAQGGRHEDGRETFGHSLIVAPWGEVIAEADHDEPGFILAEIDPGEVEKARARIPAIANERAFTFETVASAQTEPLS is encoded by the coding sequence ATGACTGCGTTCAAGGCGGCTTGCATCCAGATGCGATCCGGTCGCGATGTCGAAGCGAATATCGCGACGGCAGAAAGGCTTGTGCGCGCGGCGGCGGGTGCGGGGGCGTCCTATGCGCTGACGCCGGAAATGACGAACCTTCTGGAACGCGACCGGGCGGCGCTTTTCACCAAGATCGCCTGTGAGGCCGATGATCCTGCGCTCAAGCGCCTTCGAGCGCTGGCGCGCGAACTTGGTATCTGGCTGCATATCGGGTCTCTGGCGATCCGTCTTGGCGAGGAAACCGTCGCCAATCGCGGATACCTGATCACGCCGAAAGGCGGGATCACGGCGCGCTACGACAAGATCCACATGTTCGACGTGGATCTCGACAACGGCGAGAGCTGGCGGGAGTCGCGCACCTATCAGCCCGGTGAGATCAGCCCGGTTGTCGATCTTCCCTGGGCAAAGCTCGGCATGGCGATCTGTTACGATGTCCGCTTTCCGCAGATATTCCGCGGTCAGGCCAAGGCCGGCGCGCAGGTGCTGACGGTGCCCGCCGCCTTCACCCGGCAGACGGGACAGGCCCACTGGCATGTGCTGCTGCGTTCCCGCGCTATTGAAAACGGCGCCTACGTCATTGCCGCGGCGCAGGGCGGGCGGCACGAGGACGGGCGCGAGACCTTTGGCCATTCGCTGATCGTTGCGCCGTGGGGCGAGGTCATTGCCGAAGCCGATCACGATGAGCCGGGCTTCATATTGGCCGAGATAGATCCGGGCGAGGTCGAGAAGGCGCGCGCCCGCATTCCGGCAATCGCCAATGAACGTGCCTTCACCTTCGAGACTGTCGCGTCAGCACAGACGGAACCCCTGTCATGA
- a CDS encoding DUF1178 family protein: protein MIHYSLQCAEGHEFEGWFRNAGDFDAQARDGRLTCPVCGGGEVSKALMAPAVSGTRDEPRTVEAAVEDASVTPREPAVPVMAMPNPQQAQIVDTMRKLRKLITESADNVGSRFATEARAMHYGEIEQRSIYGEASPEDARDLVEEGIEILPLPVLPEEKN, encoded by the coding sequence ATGATCCATTATTCGCTTCAATGTGCCGAGGGGCATGAATTCGAGGGCTGGTTCCGCAATGCCGGGGATTTCGACGCCCAGGCGCGCGATGGTCGTCTGACCTGCCCCGTATGTGGCGGGGGCGAGGTTTCGAAGGCCCTGATGGCCCCTGCCGTTTCCGGCACGCGCGATGAGCCGCGCACGGTGGAGGCTGCGGTCGAGGACGCCTCAGTCACACCGCGCGAACCGGCCGTTCCGGTCATGGCCATGCCCAATCCGCAACAGGCCCAGATCGTGGATACAATGCGCAAGCTTCGCAAGCTCATCACGGAAAGCGCCGACAATGTCGGCAGCCGTTTCGCGACCGAAGCACGCGCAATGCACTATGGCGAGATCGAACAGCGCTCCATCTATGGCGAGGCATCGCCGGAAGATGCGCGCGATCTCGTGGAGGAAGGAATCGAGATCCTTCCCCTGCCGGTTCTGCCCGAAGAAAAGAACTGA
- a CDS encoding phasin family protein — MPRQTKAPAKDPSVIAFPWLDPEWMEKADFFGSRIFDQISKAQVELLDKSETLFEDHLSFIRGRLHSDFECAKSLSEARDPVEVFHVMSAFWEKTVADYNACAETNGDKLREIMAQCCENGMQIAETSGEAASSAEVALDKVMKPPAKAD, encoded by the coding sequence ATGCCGCGTCAGACAAAAGCGCCTGCCAAGGACCCCTCTGTCATCGCATTCCCGTGGCTCGATCCTGAATGGATGGAGAAGGCGGATTTTTTCGGCAGCCGGATCTTCGACCAGATCAGCAAGGCTCAAGTTGAGTTGCTCGACAAGAGCGAAACCCTTTTCGAAGACCATTTGAGTTTCATTCGAGGCCGACTGCACTCCGATTTCGAATGCGCCAAATCCCTGTCGGAAGCCCGCGATCCTGTCGAGGTCTTTCATGTGATGAGTGCGTTCTGGGAAAAGACCGTCGCCGACTACAATGCCTGTGCGGAAACCAACGGCGACAAACTACGCGAGATCATGGCGCAGTGTTGCGAGAACGGAATGCAGATCGCGGAGACGTCCGGCGAAGCGGCCAGCAGCGCCGAAGTTGCGCTCGACAAGGTGATGAAACCGCCGGCAAAGGCGGATTGA